Proteins co-encoded in one Desulfosalsimonas propionicica genomic window:
- a CDS encoding chemotaxis protein CheW: protein MTQTAQKNNETNESLANLAGKYLTFLLGDESYGIEILKVQEIIGMQSITRIPRTPEYVKGVINLRGKVIPVIDLRLRFGMEAAEVSRKTCIIVVQVAKADINVTMGIVVDEVSEVLEIAAAEIEPAPGFGTRVETSFIMGMAKTESAVKILLDIDKIMSENEMEALAKSTG, encoded by the coding sequence ATGACGCAAACTGCTCAAAAAAACAATGAAACCAATGAAAGCCTGGCGAACCTGGCCGGCAAATACCTGACATTTCTGCTGGGCGACGAATCCTACGGCATCGAGATTTTAAAAGTCCAGGAGATCATCGGCATGCAGTCCATCACCCGGATTCCGCGCACGCCCGAATACGTCAAGGGCGTGATCAACCTGCGGGGCAAGGTGATCCCGGTCATTGACCTGCGCCTGCGCTTCGGCATGGAAGCCGCCGAAGTCTCGCGCAAGACCTGTATCATCGTGGTGCAGGTGGCCAAGGCCGATATCAACGTGACCATGGGCATCGTGGTCGATGAGGTTTCGGAAGTGCTTGAAATTGCGGCAGCGGAAATCGAGCCGGCCCCGGGATTCGGCACCCGGGTGGAGACCTCGTTTATCATGGGCATGGCCAAGACCGAAAGCGCGGTTAAGATTTTGCTCGATATCGACAAGATCATGTCTGAAAACGAAATGGAAGCCCTGGCCAAGAGCACCGGCTGA
- a CDS encoding methyl-accepting chemotaxis protein: MKLSLKNKILLPVLVLVVLGMGVSTLVSYVQSKNAVETELNRQLEQITTSSIQTLSGWVQDRKLDISSWSTEQLYPKAMTQGLMGQAARKTANERMAHLQAAYDYYANIFLADKSGDIVAASAPDSVGKVSVGDRDYFKTSMQGQETISEAIVSRATGEPVFVISAPVVMQEEVQGVLLATVRIEAFASQFIDPIKVGEKGYAFVYDDDGDVLAHPDRSQIMKTNMKDLDFGGRMLQQGNGLMEYSYDDTEKMVSFDSEPVTGWTVAASASQHELMAPVRRLSYINLGLAGAIIAAALVIVFFLARSIANPLQAMTESLTRNSEQVASASSQVSSSSQSLAEGASEQASSLEQTSASLEEIASQTKMNMENSKSMDNMMKNEAGPSFQLMEEKMAVMDGNLKENVKLSEESAKIIKTIDDIAFQTNLLALNAAVEAARAGEAGKGFAVVAEEVRNLAGRSAEAAKTTQELIENSQTKIHETSAVYKEISEALGSTNQIAQKVMAMAGEVASASEEQSQGIDQVNGGVSEMDKVVQQNASNAEETASASEELTAQASELEEVVIRLNRLIHGQAENGHATVQRKPGSAKQISRGASSGRQTNAVQSRRQQDRKQVQNNRQPGQQTKQKAVEGRAGKKPAQASAQQAKKRPEEVIPLDEDDFKDF, translated from the coding sequence ATGAAACTGAGTCTGAAAAACAAAATTTTACTGCCCGTGCTGGTCCTTGTTGTTCTGGGCATGGGCGTATCCACACTGGTATCCTATGTGCAGTCCAAAAATGCCGTGGAAACGGAACTCAACCGGCAGCTGGAGCAGATTACCACCTCCAGCATCCAGACCCTGAGCGGCTGGGTCCAGGACCGCAAACTGGATATCAGTTCCTGGAGTACAGAGCAGCTTTATCCCAAGGCCATGACCCAGGGGCTTATGGGGCAGGCTGCCCGCAAGACGGCCAACGAACGCATGGCCCATCTCCAGGCGGCATATGATTATTATGCCAATATTTTTCTGGCAGACAAAAGCGGGGATATAGTTGCTGCATCGGCTCCGGATTCAGTTGGCAAAGTCAGTGTGGGCGACCGGGATTACTTTAAAACTTCCATGCAGGGACAGGAAACCATATCCGAGGCCATTGTGAGCCGGGCTACCGGGGAGCCGGTATTTGTGATTTCCGCGCCTGTTGTCATGCAGGAAGAGGTTCAGGGCGTTTTGCTGGCCACGGTACGCATCGAGGCCTTTGCCTCCCAGTTTATTGATCCCATCAAGGTCGGAGAAAAGGGCTATGCCTTTGTCTATGATGATGATGGCGATGTGCTGGCCCACCCGGACCGCAGCCAGATCATGAAAACCAACATGAAGGATCTGGATTTTGGCGGCCGGATGCTGCAGCAGGGAAACGGCCTTATGGAATACAGCTACGATGATACGGAGAAAATGGTCAGTTTTGACAGCGAGCCGGTCACCGGCTGGACCGTGGCGGCTTCCGCCAGCCAGCATGAGCTCATGGCCCCGGTGCGGCGCCTGAGTTACATCAACCTGGGCCTGGCCGGCGCCATCATTGCAGCAGCACTTGTGATCGTGTTTTTCCTGGCCCGTTCCATTGCCAATCCCCTGCAGGCCATGACCGAAAGCCTGACCCGCAATTCCGAGCAGGTGGCATCGGCTTCGTCCCAGGTATCATCGTCGAGCCAGTCCCTGGCAGAAGGGGCCAGCGAGCAGGCCTCCAGCCTGGAGCAGACATCGGCGTCTTTGGAGGAGATCGCCTCCCAGACCAAGATGAATATGGAAAACAGCAAATCCATGGACAACATGATGAAAAACGAGGCTGGCCCCAGCTTTCAGCTCATGGAAGAGAAGATGGCGGTCATGGACGGCAATCTCAAGGAAAACGTCAAGCTCAGCGAGGAAAGCGCCAAGATCATCAAGACCATCGATGACATTGCTTTTCAGACCAATCTGCTGGCCCTGAATGCCGCTGTTGAGGCTGCCCGGGCCGGCGAGGCGGGCAAGGGATTTGCCGTGGTGGCAGAAGAAGTGCGCAATCTTGCCGGCAGAAGCGCCGAGGCCGCCAAGACCACCCAGGAGTTGATTGAAAATTCCCAGACCAAGATCCATGAGACATCTGCGGTGTACAAGGAGATCTCCGAGGCTTTGGGCAGCACCAACCAGATCGCCCAGAAGGTCATGGCCATGGCCGGGGAAGTGGCCTCTGCATCTGAAGAGCAGTCCCAGGGCATTGACCAGGTCAATGGCGGTGTTTCGGAAATGGACAAGGTGGTCCAGCAAAACGCCTCCAATGCCGAGGAAACCGCTTCGGCCTCGGAAGAGCTCACCGCCCAGGCAAGTGAACTCGAGGAAGTGGTGATCCGGTTAAACCGGCTGATTCATGGCCAGGCGGAAAACGGCCATGCAACGGTGCAGCGGAAACCGGGTTCTGCAAAGCAAATTTCCCGGGGCGCCTCTTCGGGCAGACAGACAAATGCCGTGCAATCCCGGCGCCAGCAGGATCGGAAACAGGTGCAGAACAACAGGCAGCCGGGTCAGCAGACAAAGCAGAAGGCTGTTGAAGGCCGGGCTGGCAAAAAACCGGCCCAGGCTTCGGCCCAGCAGGCGAAAAAACGGCCCGAAGAAGTCATTCCCCTGGATGAGGATGATTTCAAGGATTTCTAA
- a CDS encoding CheR family methyltransferase, translating to MNGYGSLNEKTFRQFSELIYNEAGIHLAEHKQALVSARLGKRMRKLRINDFEDYYRYVQEDQSRAELSQLLDAISTNVTFFYREPDHFEVLGSMVKKWHSEGQRRFRVWCAAASTGEEPYTIALTLAEALDDLRDVKILGTDISTTVLETARRGEYSSKKLQKISKKLAGRYFTPMGGKGDDRIFRVRDEIKNMITFSWLNLSTPPFPMRGPLDVIFCRNVMIYFDNAVRQRLLDEMHRLLKPGGYLMVGHAESLSGLLGGFRSVRPSVYIKQ from the coding sequence ATGAACGGGTACGGTTCTTTAAATGAAAAAACATTCCGCCAGTTTTCGGAACTGATCTACAATGAGGCCGGTATTCACCTGGCAGAGCACAAGCAGGCGCTGGTTTCGGCCCGGCTGGGCAAGCGGATGAGAAAACTCAGAATCAATGATTTTGAAGATTATTACCGCTATGTCCAGGAAGATCAGTCCCGGGCCGAACTCAGCCAACTGCTGGATGCCATTTCCACGAATGTCACGTTTTTCTACCGCGAGCCGGATCATTTCGAGGTGCTCGGGTCGATGGTCAAAAAATGGCATTCGGAAGGTCAGCGAAGGTTCCGGGTTTGGTGTGCGGCGGCCTCCACGGGGGAGGAGCCCTACACCATCGCCCTGACCCTGGCAGAAGCCCTGGATGATCTGCGGGATGTCAAGATTCTGGGCACGGATATTTCCACCACTGTGCTGGAAACCGCGCGCAGGGGGGAATACAGCTCCAAAAAACTGCAGAAGATTTCAAAGAAGCTGGCAGGCAGGTATTTCACGCCCATGGGCGGCAAGGGAGACGACCGGATCTTTCGGGTCAGAGATGAGATCAAAAACATGATCACCTTTTCCTGGCTCAACCTGTCGACTCCCCCGTTTCCCATGCGCGGGCCTCTGGACGTGATTTTCTGCAGAAATGTGATGATATATTTTGACAATGCCGTCCGCCAGCGGCTGCTCGATGAGATGCACCGGCTGCTCAAGCCGGGCGGATATCTGATGGTTGGCCATGCCGAAAGCCTTTCCGGCCTGCTGGGCGGGTTTCGCTCTGTGCGGCCTTCTGTTTATATCAAACAATAA
- a CDS encoding chemotaxis protein CheD, whose amino-acid sequence MAQIVVDIADMRISKNPGDTLITYSLGSCVGVAIYDPVIGLGGMIHCMLPLSKVDREKAQVRPYMFVDTGMQQMLTRLYEGGLRKARAVIHVAGGSQVLDSQGVFKIGERNFTVLRKILWKNGLLMETQEVGGNRSRTISLDIGTGRFTIKSGGRITHYDLP is encoded by the coding sequence ATGGCGCAAATCGTTGTTGACATAGCAGATATGCGGATTTCAAAAAATCCCGGCGACACCCTGATCACCTATTCCCTGGGTTCGTGTGTCGGTGTGGCCATATATGATCCGGTCATCGGGCTGGGCGGGATGATCCACTGCATGCTGCCCTTGTCCAAGGTGGACCGGGAAAAGGCGCAGGTGCGGCCGTATATGTTCGTGGATACGGGCATGCAGCAGATGCTCACCCGGCTTTATGAAGGCGGACTGAGAAAGGCCCGGGCGGTGATCCATGTGGCCGGCGGCTCCCAGGTTCTCGACAGCCAGGGGGTGTTTAAGATCGGGGAGCGCAATTTCACGGTGCTCAGGAAAATTCTCTGGAAAAACGGGCTGCTTATGGAAACCCAGGAAGTGGGGGGCAACCGCTCCCGCACCATCAGTCTGGACATCGGCACAGGCCGGTTTACCATCAAATCAGGAGGCAGGATAACCCATTATGACCTTCCGTGA
- a CDS encoding HDOD domain-containing protein: MTFRDQIEQHIDHFAEMPPLCQRLLGYLEDPDVDFKVIRDTIQYDPGLTANVLKLANSVYFGAVQEVASLQAALVRLGTRRIFELVLSLNVSGRLVPALPGYGLEANELLRHSIWTAVAAQELAGLLGMKDVDTVFTAGLLHDIGLLLLDPFIAEQHERFGQVMDEQSMAFDQAEKEVLGMDHAEAGARILERWNLGAAMAAAVRWHHAPDAAEENHSLVYLVHLGDMLALSEGVGTGIYGLQFSVSPESVRALGLKKHHLEYTASKTLDKMRELENILT; encoded by the coding sequence ATGACCTTCCGTGACCAAATCGAGCAGCACATCGACCATTTTGCCGAGATGCCGCCTCTGTGTCAGCGTCTTTTGGGGTATCTCGAAGATCCGGACGTGGACTTTAAAGTCATCCGCGACACCATTCAGTATGATCCCGGTCTGACCGCCAACGTGCTCAAGCTGGCCAATTCGGTTTATTTCGGCGCAGTACAGGAGGTGGCCTCTCTTCAGGCGGCCCTGGTGCGGCTGGGCACCCGGCGGATTTTTGAGCTGGTGCTTTCCCTCAACGTTTCCGGGCGCCTGGTGCCGGCCCTGCCCGGATACGGCCTGGAAGCAAATGAACTGCTTCGGCACTCCATCTGGACGGCTGTGGCCGCCCAGGAACTGGCGGGGCTTTTGGGCATGAAAGATGTGGACACGGTTTTTACCGCCGGGCTGCTCCACGATATTGGCCTGCTTTTGCTCGATCCCTTTATTGCAGAGCAGCACGAGCGTTTCGGGCAGGTCATGGACGAGCAGTCCATGGCTTTTGATCAGGCCGAAAAAGAGGTCCTGGGCATGGATCATGCCGAGGCCGGGGCCCGCATCCTGGAGCGATGGAATCTGGGGGCGGCAATGGCTGCGGCCGTGCGCTGGCATCACGCCCCGGACGCGGCAGAGGAAAACCACTCCCTTGTTTATCTGGTTCATCTGGGTGATATGCTCGCGCTTTCAGAAGGAGTGGGCACGGGCATATACGGCCTGCAATTCAGCGTATCTCCCGAATCGGTCAGGGCGCTGGGTTTGAAGAAGCATCATCTGGAATATACCGCCAGCAAGACCCTTGATAAAATGCGGGAGCTGGAAAACATTTTAACGTAA
- a CDS encoding response regulator: MGYNVLIVDNSVIIRKMVAKTLGISDLDISGYYYAENGRQALEQLDENWIDIVFADINMPVMNGIEMIEEMNKKDLLTTIPVVVISTERSRERIDRLKSMGIGAYLQKPFVPEEFARVVKDLLQ, from the coding sequence ATGGGCTATAATGTGCTGATTGTCGACAATTCCGTGATCATCCGGAAGATGGTGGCCAAAACCCTGGGCATATCAGACCTGGATATCTCCGGGTATTATTATGCCGAAAACGGCCGGCAGGCCCTGGAGCAGCTCGATGAAAACTGGATTGATATTGTTTTTGCCGATATCAATATGCCTGTGATGAACGGCATCGAGATGATCGAGGAAATGAACAAAAAGGATCTGCTTACCACCATCCCGGTGGTGGTGATTTCCACGGAGCGCAGCCGGGAGAGAATCGACCGTCTCAAATCCATGGGAATCGGGGCGTATCTGCAAAAGCCTTTTGTACCCGAGGAATTTGCCCGGGTGGTCAAGGACTTGCTGCAATAA
- a CDS encoding protein-glutamate methylesterase/protein-glutamine glutaminase: protein MIRVIIVDDSAIVRQVLSRELSRAEDIDVVATAPDPYVARDKIVELRPDVVLLDMEMPRMDGLSFLKKLMKHLPIPVIIVSSLTPRGGELAVEAMNAGAVDVMCKPGSALSVNNMSEALIEKIRAAAKAEVKNTGVRHAETGAGRPQIRITQAKMTDTVIAIGASTGGTQAIQEVLTRMPGNAPGIVIVQHMPEQFTASLAQRLNQLCAVEVREAKNNDSVLPGTALIAPGNYHLLLQRSGARFYVQTRSGPLVCGHRPSVEVLFKSVARAAGRNAVGVILTGMGKDGASGLLEMRNNHARTIAQDEQSCVVFGMPKEAIALGAAETVLPLSRIPEKIIQSINEKH from the coding sequence ATGATCAGGGTAATTATCGTGGATGACTCGGCCATTGTCCGCCAGGTCCTGTCCCGGGAACTGTCCCGGGCCGAAGATATTGACGTGGTGGCAACGGCGCCGGATCCTTACGTGGCAAGGGACAAGATCGTGGAATTGCGGCCCGACGTGGTGCTGCTGGATATGGAAATGCCGCGAATGGACGGTCTTTCCTTTTTAAAAAAACTCATGAAGCATTTGCCCATCCCGGTGATCATCGTCTCATCACTGACCCCCAGGGGCGGGGAACTGGCAGTGGAAGCCATGAATGCCGGGGCCGTGGATGTGATGTGCAAGCCGGGCTCGGCCCTTTCGGTCAACAACATGTCCGAGGCGCTGATCGAAAAAATCCGGGCCGCAGCCAAAGCAGAGGTGAAAAACACGGGGGTGCGCCACGCCGAAACCGGCGCCGGCCGTCCCCAGATCCGGATCACCCAGGCGAAAATGACAGACACGGTCATTGCCATTGGTGCCTCCACCGGCGGTACCCAGGCCATCCAGGAAGTTTTGACGCGAATGCCCGGAAACGCCCCGGGCATCGTGATCGTTCAGCACATGCCGGAGCAGTTCACCGCTTCCCTTGCCCAGCGGTTAAATCAGCTGTGCGCAGTGGAGGTGCGCGAGGCGAAAAACAACGATTCAGTGCTGCCCGGAACGGCCCTGATTGCCCCGGGCAATTATCATCTGCTTTTGCAGCGCAGCGGGGCACGGTTTTATGTGCAGACCCGCAGCGGCCCATTGGTATGCGGACATCGGCCGAGTGTTGAAGTTTTGTTTAAATCCGTGGCCCGGGCGGCTGGCAGAAACGCCGTGGGCGTGATTTTAACCGGCATGGGAAAGGACGGGGCTTCGGGCTTGCTGGAGATGCGCAACAATCACGCCCGCACCATTGCTCAGGACGAGCAGAGCTGCGTGGTCTTTGGAATGCCAAAGGAAGCCATTGCCCTGGGTGCGGCCGAAACCGTGCTGCCCTTGAGCCGGATTCCGGAAAAGATCATCCAGAGTATTAACGAAAAACATTGA
- a CDS encoding late competence development ComFB family protein gives MTSSRRSEDRYQFLGVDLSAIRNRNEFRVIRHLPEILSEYPEVEQNLVNIQDIYALALNLLPARYTQQFSIVLKDPVSSDRVRDALRQAVERVRDNPTGPARQYEME, from the coding sequence ATGACCAGCAGCCGGCGATCTGAGGACAGATACCAATTTTTGGGGGTGGATCTCAGCGCAATCCGAAACCGCAATGAATTCCGGGTGATCCGGCATTTACCGGAAATTTTAAGTGAATATCCCGAAGTGGAGCAGAACCTGGTCAATATCCAGGATATCTATGCACTGGCCTTAAATCTGCTGCCCGCCCGATACACTCAGCAATTTTCCATTGTGTTAAAGGATCCGGTTTCTTCTGATCGGGTCAGGGATGCACTGCGGCAGGCCGTTGAAAGGGTTCGGGACAATCCCACCGGACCGGCACGACAATACGAAATGGAATAA
- a CDS encoding HDOD domain-containing protein → MQRHLIKRLESIRNLPTLPAVIENLGTALQDPEVDAGQIAAIIEDDPAITARIMKVVNSSMYLGVDETVSLRPAIVRLGFRAVSNIAMSAAVFSTFAPNRRSALDRAGFWRHCIAAGIAAEVLCNSIPQFARVHIAADVLHVCGLLHDMGKIVFEQHFHDQFSEAIEISKKEGICLSVAEHRVMGVDHCQAGAWLARKWNLAHSLISVIRWHHDPSMAEERYRDLVRICGLSDRVVNAGGLGQGGNYRMNQAPEIEEEIDLDPEDLVKMIHLIETRAAQSPLLDVLGA, encoded by the coding sequence ATGCAGCGACATTTGATCAAGCGGCTCGAATCCATCCGGAATCTGCCGACTCTGCCGGCGGTCATCGAGAACCTGGGCACCGCGCTGCAGGATCCGGAAGTCGATGCCGGCCAGATCGCGGCCATTATCGAGGATGATCCGGCCATCACGGCGCGTATCATGAAAGTGGTGAATTCCTCCATGTACCTCGGCGTGGATGAAACCGTTTCGCTTCGCCCGGCCATTGTCCGGCTGGGTTTCCGGGCGGTGAGCAATATTGCCATGTCTGCTGCGGTATTTTCCACATTTGCCCCGAACAGGAGGTCGGCCCTGGATCGCGCCGGGTTCTGGCGGCACTGCATTGCCGCCGGCATTGCCGCAGAAGTTTTGTGCAACTCGATTCCACAGTTTGCCAGGGTGCATATTGCCGCGGATGTGCTTCATGTGTGTGGTCTGCTCCATGACATGGGCAAGATCGTTTTTGAGCAGCATTTTCATGATCAGTTTTCCGAAGCCATTGAAATCAGTAAAAAAGAAGGAATTTGCCTGTCTGTGGCAGAGCACCGGGTGATGGGAGTGGATCATTGCCAGGCCGGGGCCTGGCTGGCCCGGAAATGGAATCTGGCCCACAGCCTGATTTCAGTGATCCGGTGGCATCATGATCCATCTATGGCAGAGGAAAGGTACAGGGACCTGGTTCGGATCTGCGGGCTGTCGGACAGGGTGGTCAATGCCGGGGGACTGGGGCAGGGGGGAAATTACAGGATGAATCAGGCCCCTGAAATTGAAGAAGAAATTGACCTGGACCCGGAGGATCTGGTAAAAATGATTCATCTGATCGAAACCCGGGCCGCTCAATCGCCCCTGCTTGATGTGCTGGGCGCTTGA